One window from the genome of Antechinus flavipes isolate AdamAnt ecotype Samford, QLD, Australia chromosome X, AdamAnt_v2, whole genome shotgun sequence encodes:
- the LOC127542860 gene encoding uncharacterized protein LOC127542860, producing the protein MAQRRCKMKGMMSAAKPESAGHRAGGEKTRPRHYNDDDEKTCPTQKSGQKGRFRRYRPSDGGERVGRPEGRERSAIGGAEGGERAQRYSRFVEVDRGERERPVQAKGKEKPARAWGGEKAGRAEGGERSARVNGKEKRAKVERAEKSGGIQAIAQKPDRDRKSVRGGKLNEAYHLKGNERAESDTEAEEISDDEDDDAPTRIENYFRLCGDGCRLPVKELSRSIKFVRRPIVVEDYDSLDDSEDKYDKGPLGKVITSGQGDNDPNRNTLSRSRKTSFLILLIVSLTASIMLLIYLTFPELSNEDKAKLKIPTTVDEAKALGQLLLKYKDNFSISKKFNF; encoded by the coding sequence ATGGCTCAAAGGAGGTGTAAGATGAAGGGGATGATGAGTGCAGCAAAGCCTGAGAGTGCTGGCCATAGAGCCGGAGGAGAGAAAACAAGGCCTCGCCACTATAATGACGATGACGAGAAAACTTGTCCCACTCAGAAAAGCGGACAGAAGGGCCGCTTCCGCCGCTACCGCCCCAGTGATGGAGGTGAGAGAGTTGGTAGAcctgagggaagagaaagatctGCTATAGGTGGAGCCGAGGGAGGAGAGAGAGCCCAGCGCTATTCCAGATTTGTTGAAGTGGACAGAGGTGAAAGGGAGAGGCCTGTTCAAGCCAAGGGGAAAGAAAAGCCTGCTCGAGCTTGGGGAGGTGAGAAAGCTGGTAGAGCTGAAGGAGGTGAGAGGTCTGCTCGAGTCAACGGAAAAGAAAAGCGTGCCAAAGTTGAGAGAGCGGAGAAGTCTGGGGGCATCCAGGCTATTGCCCAAAAGCCTGATAGAGATAGGAAGTCAGTTCGCGGTGGGAAGCTCAATGAAGCCTACCACCTTAAGGGAAATGAGAGAGCTGAGAGTGATACTGAGGCGGAGGAAATTtctgatgatgaggatgatgatgctCCTACTAGGATCGAGAATTACTTTAGGCTCTGTGGTGACGGGTGTAGATTGCCTGTGAAAGAGCTGTCCCGGTCAATTAAGTTCGTTAGAAGACCAATTGTTGTAGAAGACTATGACTCCCTCGATGACAGCGAAGACAAATATGACAAGGGTCCATTGGGAAAGGTGATCACTTCTGGCCAAGGTGACAATGACCCAAACCGAAACACACTTAGTAGATCAAGGAAGACATCTTTCCTCATACTGCTGATCGTTTCCTTGACCGCCTCCATTATGCTGCTGATATATCTAACCTTTCCTGAGCTTAGTAATGAAGACAAAGCAAAATTGAAGATCCCCACAACTGTGGATGAAGCTAAGGCCCTTGGACAACTTTTATTGAAATACAAGGACAACTTTTCCAt